The following are encoded together in the Acidovorax sp. KKS102 genome:
- a CDS encoding indolepyruvate ferredoxin oxidoreductase family protein translates to MNAPLPESIRKALETVTLDDKYTLGEGRAFMSGVQALVRLPMLQRQRDAAAGLNTAGFISGYRGSPLGTYDQALWAAKKHLAGNNIVFQPGVNEELGATAVWGTQQLDLYPQSKKFDGVFGIWYGKGPGVDRCSDVFKHANMAGTAKHGGVIAIAGDDHISKSSTAAHQSDHIFKACGTPVFFPSSVQEILDMGLHAFAMSRFSGVWSGMKTIQEVVESSSSINIDPDRVKIILPDDFVMPPGGLHIRWPDAPLEQEARLMDYKWYAALAYIRANKLNYNVIEGKQDRFGIIASGKAYNDTRQALVDLGLDDDTCRQLGIRVHKVNVVWPLEATITRDFAQGLQEILVVEEKRQVIEYQLKEELYNWRPDVRPNVLGKFDEPEGDATGGEWSMPNPSQNWLLRAKADLTPAIIAKAIAKRLKKLGVPSDIVARMEARLAIIEASERAMTELKVDTGERAPWFCSGCPHNTSTRVPEGSRAVAGIGCHYMVNWMPDRRTSTFTQMGGEGVTWVGQQPFTTDAHIFANLGDGTYFHSGLLAIRQSIAAGVNITYKVLYNDAVAMTGGQQVGERPEGHSVLQIMNSLKAEGVAKLVIVTDEPHKYDGVALADGVTVHHRDELDTIQRQFREIKGCTAIIYDQTCATEKRRRRKRGKLATPDKTVVINELVCEGCGDCSTKSNCLSVEPVETEFGRKRRINQSTCNKDYSCVNGFCPSFVTVEGGQLKKPKKEKKGDLSALPSIPEPVLPVAETAWGIVVGGVGGTGVITIGSLLGMAAHLDGKGVITQDAGGLAQKGGATWSHIQIANRPDAIYTTKVDTAKADLVIGCDSIVAAHKYTLAVMQPGRTFVALNTHGTPTAAFVNNPDWQFPGGNCDAAISAAVGAGGVGSFDAEQVATQLLGDSIYTNPLMLGYAWQKGRVPLTYASLMRAMELNGVQVENNKAAFEWGRRCAHDLAAVQALFQAAQVIQFVKKPSLAEMVAKRVEFLTGYQNAAYASEYQAFVEKVKAAEAKLGTSTKLSEAVARYLFKLMAYKDEYEVARLHTDKAFTDKIANMFEGDYKLVHHLAPPLTAKKNAKGELVKQPFGPWMRSAFGVLAKMKGLRGTALDIFGKTEERRMERALIAEYRACIDELLARLSADNLALAVEIARIPEEIRGYGHVKERHLKAARPKWDGLMAQWRAGAPVQRQVA, encoded by the coding sequence ATGAACGCCCCCCTGCCCGAGTCCATCCGCAAAGCGCTAGAGACGGTCACTCTGGACGACAAATACACCCTGGGCGAAGGCCGCGCCTTCATGAGCGGTGTGCAAGCCCTGGTGCGCCTGCCCATGCTGCAGCGCCAGCGCGATGCGGCGGCGGGGCTCAACACGGCGGGTTTCATCAGCGGCTACCGGGGCTCGCCCCTGGGCACATATGACCAGGCGCTGTGGGCAGCCAAGAAGCACCTGGCGGGCAACAACATCGTCTTCCAGCCCGGCGTGAATGAAGAGCTGGGCGCCACGGCCGTCTGGGGCACGCAGCAGCTGGACCTGTACCCCCAAAGTAAGAAGTTCGATGGCGTGTTCGGCATCTGGTATGGCAAGGGCCCGGGTGTGGACCGCTGCTCCGACGTGTTCAAGCACGCCAACATGGCGGGTACCGCCAAGCATGGCGGCGTGATCGCCATTGCGGGCGACGACCACATCAGCAAGAGCAGCACGGCCGCGCACCAGAGCGACCACATCTTCAAGGCCTGCGGCACGCCGGTGTTCTTCCCGAGCAGCGTGCAGGAAATTTTGGACATGGGCCTGCACGCGTTTGCCATGAGCCGCTTCTCCGGCGTGTGGTCGGGCATGAAGACCATCCAGGAGGTGGTGGAGTCGTCCAGCAGCATCAATATCGACCCCGACCGGGTCAAGATCATCCTGCCCGACGACTTCGTGATGCCGCCCGGCGGCCTGCACATCCGCTGGCCCGACGCACCGCTGGAGCAGGAAGCGCGCCTCATGGACTACAAGTGGTACGCGGCCCTGGCGTACATCCGCGCCAACAAGCTCAACTACAACGTCATCGAAGGCAAACAAGATCGCTTCGGCATCATCGCCAGCGGCAAGGCCTACAACGACACCCGGCAGGCGCTGGTAGACCTGGGCTTGGATGACGACACCTGCCGCCAGCTGGGCATCCGCGTGCACAAGGTCAATGTGGTGTGGCCGCTCGAAGCCACCATCACCCGCGACTTTGCGCAAGGCCTGCAAGAGATTCTGGTGGTGGAAGAAAAACGCCAGGTCATCGAATACCAGCTCAAGGAAGAGCTGTACAACTGGCGCCCCGATGTGCGTCCCAACGTGCTGGGCAAGTTCGACGAGCCGGAGGGCGACGCCACGGGCGGCGAATGGAGCATGCCGAACCCCAGCCAGAACTGGCTGCTGCGCGCCAAGGCCGACCTCACGCCCGCCATCATCGCCAAGGCGATTGCCAAGCGCCTGAAGAAGCTGGGCGTTCCCTCTGACATCGTGGCCCGCATGGAAGCGCGCCTGGCCATCATCGAGGCCAGCGAGCGCGCGATGACGGAGCTGAAGGTGGACACGGGCGAACGCGCCCCGTGGTTCTGCAGCGGCTGCCCCCACAACACCAGCACCCGCGTGCCCGAAGGCTCGCGCGCTGTGGCGGGCATTGGCTGCCACTACATGGTCAACTGGATGCCCGACCGCCGCACCAGCACCTTCACGCAGATGGGTGGCGAGGGCGTGACCTGGGTCGGTCAGCAGCCCTTTACCACCGACGCGCACATCTTTGCCAACCTGGGCGACGGCACCTACTTCCACAGCGGCCTGCTGGCCATCCGCCAGAGCATTGCGGCGGGGGTGAACATCACCTACAAGGTGCTCTACAACGATGCGGTGGCCATGACCGGTGGCCAGCAGGTGGGCGAGCGGCCCGAGGGCCACAGCGTGCTGCAGATCATGAACAGCCTGAAGGCCGAAGGCGTGGCCAAGCTGGTGATCGTGACGGACGAGCCGCACAAGTACGACGGCGTCGCGCTGGCCGACGGCGTGACGGTGCACCACCGCGACGAGCTGGACACCATCCAGCGCCAGTTCCGCGAGATCAAGGGCTGCACGGCCATCATTTACGACCAGACCTGTGCGACGGAAAAACGCCGCCGTCGCAAGCGCGGCAAGCTGGCCACGCCCGACAAGACCGTGGTGATCAACGAGTTGGTGTGCGAGGGCTGCGGCGACTGCTCGACCAAGTCGAACTGCCTGAGCGTGGAGCCGGTGGAGACGGAATTCGGCCGCAAGCGCCGCATCAACCAGAGCACCTGCAACAAGGACTACTCGTGCGTCAACGGCTTCTGCCCCAGCTTTGTAACGGTGGAAGGCGGCCAGCTGAAAAAGCCCAAGAAGGAAAAGAAGGGCGACCTGTCGGCGCTGCCGTCCATTCCTGAGCCTGTGCTGCCTGTGGCCGAAACCGCCTGGGGCATCGTGGTGGGGGGCGTGGGCGGCACGGGCGTGATCACCATCGGCTCGCTGCTGGGCATGGCCGCGCACCTGGACGGCAAGGGCGTCATCACGCAGGACGCCGGCGGCCTGGCACAAAAGGGCGGCGCCACCTGGAGCCACATCCAGATCGCCAACCGGCCCGACGCCATCTACACCACCAAGGTCGATACCGCCAAGGCCGACCTGGTGATCGGCTGCGATTCCATCGTGGCTGCGCACAAGTACACCCTGGCCGTCATGCAGCCCGGCCGCACTTTTGTGGCGCTGAACACGCACGGCACGCCCACGGCGGCGTTTGTGAACAACCCCGACTGGCAGTTCCCCGGCGGCAACTGCGATGCGGCCATCAGCGCGGCCGTGGGCGCAGGCGGTGTGGGCAGCTTTGATGCCGAGCAGGTGGCCACCCAGTTGCTGGGCGACAGCATCTACACCAACCCGCTGATGCTGGGCTACGCCTGGCAAAAGGGCCGCGTGCCGCTCACCTACGCATCGCTGATGCGCGCCATGGAATTGAACGGCGTGCAGGTCGAGAACAACAAGGCCGCCTTTGAATGGGGCCGCCGCTGCGCGCACGACCTCGCGGCCGTGCAGGCGCTGTTCCAGGCCGCGCAAGTGATTCAGTTCGTCAAGAAGCCTTCGCTGGCCGAGATGGTGGCCAAGCGTGTGGAGTTCCTGACCGGTTACCAGAACGCGGCCTACGCCTCTGAGTACCAGGCCTTCGTCGAAAAGGTGAAGGCAGCGGAAGCGAAGCTGGGCACCAGCACGAAGTTGTCCGAGGCCGTGGCCCGCTACCTGTTCAAGCTCATGGCCTACAAGGACGAGTACGAGGTGGCGCGCCTGCATACCGACAAGGCCTTCACGGACAAGATCGCCAACATGTTTGAAGGCGACTACAAGCTGGTGCACCACCTGGCACCACCCTTGACCGCCAAGAAGAACGCCAAGGGCGAGCTGGTCAAGCAGCCGTTCGGCCCCTGGATGCGCAGCGCCTTCGGCGTGCTGGCCAAGATGAAGGGGCTGCGCGGCACGGCGCTGGACATTTTCGGCAAGACCGAGGAGCGCCGCATGGAGCGCGCACTGATCGCCGAATACCGCGCCTGCATCGACGAACTGCTGGCCCGCCTGAGCGCCGACAACCTGGCCCTGGCGGTGGAAATTGCCCGCATCCCCGAAGAGATCCGGGGTTATGGCCACGTGAAGGAGCGGCACCTGAAGGCAGCGCGTCCCAAGTGGGACGGCCTGATGGCCCAGTGGCGCGCAGGCGCCCCGGTCCAGCGTCAGGTCGCCTGA
- a CDS encoding Lrp/AsnC family transcriptional regulator, with the protein MNTLDKFDIAILNELQADARLTNAELAQRVGLSAAPCWRRVRALEEQGFIKGYRAEIDRHKIGLGVLAFVRLDADRSTGNLTRKMEEAIRQIPEVVSCHYISGTGTFELQVVARDLDSFSQFARDVLLNLPNVKDMHTSFSLGEVKASGALPLTHLSRPR; encoded by the coding sequence GTGAACACTCTCGACAAATTCGATATCGCCATCCTCAACGAGCTGCAGGCTGACGCCCGACTGACGAATGCCGAGTTGGCCCAGCGGGTGGGACTGTCGGCCGCCCCCTGCTGGCGCCGCGTGCGGGCGCTGGAGGAGCAGGGCTTCATCAAGGGCTACCGCGCCGAGATCGACCGGCACAAGATCGGCCTCGGGGTGTTGGCCTTTGTGCGGCTCGATGCGGACCGCAGCACCGGCAACCTCACGCGCAAGATGGAGGAAGCCATCCGCCAGATCCCGGAAGTGGTGTCCTGCCACTACATCAGCGGCACCGGCACGTTCGAGCTGCAGGTGGTGGCACGCGACCTGGACAGCTTTTCGCAATTTGCGCGCGACGTGCTGCTGAACCTGCCCAATGTGAAAGACATGCACACCAGCTTCTCACTGGGCGAGGTCAAGGCCAGCGGGGCGCTGCCGCTGACGCACCTGAGCCGCCCTCGCTGA
- a CDS encoding murein transglycosylase A, with protein sequence MVHHTMATRTTSASSASSKISPMKLTLLRVALTALIVGTLAACSTPPAPVPARPGGTPAPLPPSAVVLPGDTGPLPPPMAQPKSRWIPVRWAELPGFTADALHEAWNAWIKSCERPQPPFTALCSEVRQLSIATADEQRAWLIARLQPYRVEATDGNPDGLLTAYYEPMMDAARQPGNGFTVPIYRVPASLGARKPWYTRQQIDTLPEAQAALAGRAIAWLRDPIESMVLHIQGSGRLRITEPDGSVSLVRVAYAGTNDQPYQSVGRWLLDQGLTRDATWPGIRAWVAANPQRTNELLWSNPRYVFFREEPLNPLDAGFGPRGAQGVPLTPGRSIAVDRQSIPYGTPVWLASSGPQVQLNRLVLAQDTGSAILGAVRADYFTGWGPEAGDIAGRLKQNLRLWALWPR encoded by the coding sequence ATGGTCCACCACACGATGGCCACCAGGACCACCAGCGCCAGCAGCGCTTCAAGCAAAATCAGCCCCATGAAATTGACACTCCTGCGCGTTGCATTGACCGCGCTGATTGTAGGAACGCTGGCTGCCTGCTCCACGCCCCCTGCCCCCGTCCCCGCACGGCCTGGGGGCACTCCCGCGCCGCTGCCGCCCAGCGCGGTGGTCCTGCCGGGGGACACGGGCCCCCTGCCACCGCCCATGGCGCAGCCCAAAAGCCGATGGATTCCGGTGCGCTGGGCCGAGCTGCCGGGCTTTACCGCAGATGCGCTGCACGAAGCTTGGAACGCGTGGATCAAGAGCTGCGAGCGGCCGCAGCCTCCTTTCACGGCGCTGTGCAGTGAGGTGCGGCAACTCAGCATTGCCACGGCCGATGAGCAGCGCGCCTGGCTCATTGCGCGCCTGCAGCCCTACCGCGTCGAGGCCACCGATGGCAATCCGGATGGCCTGCTGACGGCGTATTACGAGCCCATGATGGATGCGGCCCGCCAGCCCGGCAATGGGTTCACGGTGCCGATCTACCGGGTGCCCGCCAGCCTCGGGGCGCGCAAGCCCTGGTACACGCGCCAGCAGATCGACACCCTGCCCGAGGCCCAGGCCGCGCTTGCGGGCCGGGCCATTGCGTGGCTGCGTGATCCCATCGAGTCCATGGTGCTGCACATCCAGGGATCGGGCCGTCTGCGCATCACCGAGCCCGATGGCTCGGTCTCGCTGGTGCGGGTAGCCTACGCAGGCACCAATGACCAGCCTTACCAGAGTGTGGGCCGCTGGCTGCTGGACCAGGGCCTGACGCGCGATGCGACGTGGCCCGGCATCCGCGCCTGGGTGGCTGCCAACCCCCAGCGCACCAATGAGCTGCTGTGGAGCAATCCCCGCTACGTGTTCTTCCGCGAAGAACCCCTGAACCCGCTGGACGCGGGTTTTGGCCCGCGCGGCGCGCAGGGCGTGCCCTTGACGCCGGGCCGATCGATTGCGGTGGACCGGCAGAGCATTCCCTACGGCACCCCCGTGTGGCTGGCCTCGTCCGGCCCGCAGGTGCAGCTCAACCGCCTGGTGCTGGCGCAGGATACGGGCAGTGCCATCCTCGGCGCGGTGCGTGCGGACTATTTCACCGGCTGGGGACCGGAGGCGGGCGACATCGCAGGTCGGCTCAAGCAGAACCTGCGCTTGTGGGCGTTGTGGCCGCGCTGA
- a CDS encoding OmpA family protein has product MRTHIQLLGAAAAIVLVTGCANMDDTQRRTATGAGIGALAGAVIGSATGGSAGTGAVVGAGVGALGTYIWSQNMERQKREMEQATQGTGIAVTQTADNQLKLNIPSDISFAVGRSDIQPNFAPVLDQFAAGLRNNPNTDVRIVGHTDSTGSDAINNPLSMDRAASTRSYLTARGVDGRRIVIEGMGERYPIATNDTAEGRARNRRVEIFVGERPRG; this is encoded by the coding sequence ATGCGCACACACATTCAACTTCTCGGCGCGGCCGCCGCCATCGTTCTCGTCACCGGATGCGCCAACATGGACGACACACAACGCCGCACGGCCACAGGCGCCGGCATCGGCGCCCTGGCGGGCGCGGTGATCGGCTCGGCCACTGGCGGCAGTGCCGGGACGGGCGCCGTGGTGGGTGCCGGGGTCGGGGCACTGGGCACCTACATCTGGTCTCAGAACATGGAGCGCCAGAAGCGCGAAATGGAACAAGCCACCCAAGGCACCGGCATCGCCGTGACGCAGACGGCGGACAACCAGCTCAAGCTCAATATCCCCAGCGATATTTCTTTTGCTGTGGGCCGTTCGGACATCCAGCCCAACTTCGCGCCGGTGCTGGACCAGTTTGCTGCCGGCCTGCGCAACAACCCCAACACCGACGTGCGCATCGTGGGGCACACGGACAGCACCGGCAGCGACGCCATCAACAACCCGCTGTCGATGGACCGCGCTGCTAGCACCCGCAGCTACCTCACGGCACGCGGCGTGGACGGCCGCCGCATCGTGATCGAAGGCATGGGCGAGCGCTACCCCATTGCCACCAACGACACTGCAGAAGGCCGTGCGCGCAACCGGCGGGTCGAGATTTTTGTGGGCGAGCGACCACGGGGTTGA
- a CDS encoding response regulator transcription factor: MEPITNATVYIVDDDASVREALAWLLRSRRLPSESFDSAEAFDAMLQKRPPQRQPCCLLLDVRMPGMSGLALFDVLAARGDLATMPVIFLTGHADVPTAVDTVKRGAFDFCEKPFSDNALVDRIEQALSQSSERLAQVRERSDLQVRLSELTERERDVMYLVVAGLPNKLIADQLDISVRTVEVHRSRVFDKMQVKSAVELANLLRAGQ, encoded by the coding sequence ATGGAGCCCATCACCAACGCCACCGTGTACATCGTGGACGATGACGCCAGCGTGCGCGAGGCGCTGGCCTGGCTGCTGCGCTCGCGCAGGTTGCCCAGCGAGTCTTTTGATTCGGCCGAGGCCTTCGATGCCATGCTGCAAAAGCGGCCGCCCCAGCGCCAGCCCTGTTGCCTGCTGCTGGATGTGCGCATGCCTGGCATGAGTGGGCTGGCACTTTTTGACGTGCTGGCCGCGCGCGGCGACTTGGCCACCATGCCGGTGATCTTTCTCACCGGCCATGCGGACGTACCCACCGCCGTGGACACCGTCAAGCGGGGGGCGTTCGATTTTTGCGAGAAGCCGTTCTCCGACAACGCGCTGGTGGACCGCATTGAACAGGCGCTATCCCAATCGTCCGAGCGGCTGGCCCAGGTGCGCGAGCGCAGCGACCTGCAAGTGCGGCTGAGCGAGCTGACCGAGCGGGAGCGCGACGTGATGTACCTGGTGGTCGCCGGTCTTCCCAACAAGCTCATCGCTGACCAGCTCGATATCAGCGTGCGCACGGTCGAGGTTCACCGCTCACGGGTGTTCGACAAGATGCAGGTCAAGTCCGCCGTGGAACTGGCGAACCTGCTGCGTGCGGGGCAGTGA
- a CDS encoding carbon-nitrogen hydrolase family protein, whose amino-acid sequence MKVAAIQMVSSTALDDNLRVARELLEQAVLGGAELAVLPEYFCLMGYKDTDKLALRETAGSGVIQQFLADTARALQIWIVGGTLPMATDAPDRVRNTTLVFDPTGACVARYDKIHLFRFSNGAEQYDEGRVIDAGDTPVQFDLQARSGQRWRVGLSVCYDLRFPELYRAHARAGADLLLVPSAFTHTTGQAHWDVLLRARAVENLAYVLAPAQGGVHANGRHTWGHSMLVDPWGSILAQRDQGAGVVAGELDVQRLSAVRAQLPALTHRVL is encoded by the coding sequence ATGAAAGTCGCTGCCATCCAGATGGTGTCCAGCACCGCGCTGGACGACAACCTGCGGGTTGCGCGTGAGCTGCTGGAGCAGGCTGTGCTGGGCGGCGCCGAGCTGGCGGTGTTGCCAGAGTATTTTTGTCTGATGGGATACAAGGACACCGACAAGCTCGCCTTGCGCGAGACCGCAGGCTCCGGAGTGATCCAGCAGTTTCTGGCTGACACCGCACGCGCGCTGCAGATATGGATTGTGGGGGGCACCCTGCCTATGGCCACCGATGCGCCGGACCGGGTGCGGAATACCACGCTGGTCTTTGACCCGACGGGTGCCTGCGTTGCGCGCTACGACAAGATCCACCTCTTTCGCTTCAGCAACGGCGCTGAACAGTACGACGAAGGCCGGGTCATCGACGCTGGCGATACCCCGGTGCAGTTTGACTTGCAAGCGCGCAGTGGTCAGCGGTGGCGCGTGGGGCTGTCCGTGTGTTACGACCTGCGCTTTCCGGAGCTGTACCGCGCGCATGCCCGAGCGGGGGCCGACCTGCTACTGGTGCCCAGCGCCTTCACGCACACCACGGGCCAGGCGCACTGGGATGTGTTGCTGCGTGCCCGCGCGGTAGAAAACCTGGCCTATGTGCTGGCCCCCGCCCAAGGCGGGGTGCACGCCAACGGTCGCCACACCTGGGGCCACAGCATGCTGGTGGACCCCTGGGGCAGCATCCTCGCGCAGCGCGATCAGGGTGCTGGCGTGGTGGCCGGCGAGCTGGATGTGCAGCGCCTGAGTGCCGTGCGCGCGCAGCTGCCCGCATTGACCCACCGCGTGCTGTGA